The sequence TTCAATGACACAAGGGCGGGGCGTGTATTCGATGGAATTCGATCACTACGCCCAGGTCGCCCAGCACGTTGCCGACGAGGTCATCTCCGGCAAAACCAAAAAATAAATTTTTATTCGTGATACCGTAGGAGGCTCAGCAATGGCAAAAGAGAAATTTGACAGAAGCAAACCGCATGTCAACGTGGGGACAATGGGGCACATTGACCACGGCAAGACGACCCTGACGGCGGCCATCACCAAAGTCCTGGCGATGAAGAAACTGGCGTCGTTCAAAGCCTAC is a genomic window of Chloroflexota bacterium containing:
- the tuf gene encoding elongation factor Tu (EF-Tu; promotes GTP-dependent binding of aminoacyl-tRNA to the A-site of ribosomes during protein biosynthesis; when the tRNA anticodon matches the mRNA codon, GTP hydrolysis results; the inactive EF-Tu-GDP leaves the ribosome and release of GDP is promoted by elongation factor Ts; many prokaryotes have two copies of the gene encoding EF-Tu) is translated as MAKEKFDRSKPHVNVGTMGHIDHGKTTLTAAITKVLAMKKLASFKAY